A single region of the Anguilla rostrata isolate EN2019 chromosome 11, ASM1855537v3, whole genome shotgun sequence genome encodes:
- the LOC135234277 gene encoding leucine-rich repeat neuronal protein 1 produces MTSRISISFLLGRLCLARLLLALAGLSLGCSAECPQLCVCEIRPWFTPQSTYREATTVDCNDLRLTRIPSNLSSDTQVLLLQSNYIAHSNEELEQLFNLTELDLSQNNFSNIRDVGLVNMSQLTTLHLEENQITEMPDYCLQDLSNLQELYINHNQISSISANAFSGLRNLLRLHLNSNKLKVIDSRWFESTPNLEILMIGENPVIGILDLNFKPLVNLRSLVLAGMDLTDVPGSALVGLDNLESLSFYDNKLVRVPHLALQKVPNLKFLDLNKNPVHKIQEGDFRNMLRLKELGVNNMAELVSIDRYALDNLPELTKLEATNNPKLSYINRQAFRDVPSLESLMLNNNALNALYQKTMESLPNLREISIHSNPLRCDCVIQWMNSNKTSIRFMEPLSMFCAMPPEFRGQHVREVLLQDSTEQCLPMISHDTFPNHLNLDIGMTVSLDCRAMAEPEPEIYWVTPMGNKITVDTLSDKYHLTSEGTLRITHVQVEDSGRYTCVAQNTEGADTRVSTIRVNGTLLDGVQVMKISVKQIESHSILVSWKVNSNVMTSNLKWSSATMKIDNPHITYTARVPVDVHEYNLTHLQPSTEYEVCLTVSNIHQQTQKSCVNVTTKNAAFAVDLSDQGTSTALAAVMGTMFAIVSLASITVYIAKRWKRKNYHHSLKKYMQKTSSIPLNELYPPLINLWEADTEKDKEGSLESKPTQVDTTRSYYMW; encoded by the coding sequence ATGACGAGCAGGATTTCCATCTCCTTTCTTCTGGGCCGGCTGTGTTTGGCGAGGCTGCTGCTTGCCCTGGCAGGACTGTCTTTAGGGTGCAGTGCTGAGTGTCCCCAGCTTTGCGTGTGTGAGATCCGGCCCTGGTTCACTCCTCAGTCCACCTACAGGGAGGCCACCACTGTGGACTGCAATGACCTGCGACTCACCCGCATCCCCAGCAACCTGTCCAGTGACACCCAGGTGCTCCTGCTACAGAGCAACTACATTGCCCATAGTAAtgaggagctggagcagctctTCAACCTGACTGAGCTGGACCTGTCCCAGAACAACTTCAGCAATATCCGGGACGTGGGTCTTGTCAACATGTCCCAGCTCACCACACTGCACCTGGAGGAGAATCAGATCACTGAGATGCCTGACTACTGCCTGCAAGACCTTTCCAACCTGCAAGAGCTCTACATCAACCACAACCAGATCAGTTCCATCTCAGCTAATGCCTTCTCTGGACTGCGGAATCTGCTGCGGCTCCATCTCAACTCCAACAAGCTGAAGGTCATTGACAGCCGCTGGTTCGAGTCTACTCCCAACCTTGAGATCCTCATGATTGGGGAAAACCCAGTTATTGGAATTCTGGACTTAAATTTTAAGCCTCTTGTTAACCTAAGGAGCCTTGTATTGGCTGGAATGGATTTGACAGATGTTCCTGGGAGTGCGCTTGTGGGACTTGATAACTTGGAAAGCCTCTCCTTTTATGACAACAAGCTGGTCAGGGTCCCACATCTTGCCCTGCAGAAAGTTCccaatttaaaatttttggaTCTGAACAAAAACCCTGTGCACAAAATCCAGGAAGGGGACTTCAGGAACATGTTGCGGCTGAAAGAGCTAGGTGTCAACAACATGGCAGAATTAGTCTCAATTGATCGTTATGCACTTGACAACCTACCAGAACTGACTAAGCTGGAGGCTACCAACAACCCCAAGCTCTCTTACATCAACCGACAAGCCTTCCGGGACGTCCCATCTTTGGAGAGCCTCATGTTGAACAACAATGCACTGAATGCCCTTTATCAGAAGACAATGGAATCACTACCTAACCTGCGGGAGATCAGTATCCACAGCAACCCGCTACGCTGTGACTGTGTCATCCAGTGGATGAACTCCAACAAGACTAGCATTCGCTTCATGGAGCCCCTCTCCATGTTCTGTGCCATGCCGCCCGAGTTCAGAGGTCAGCATGTGAGGGAGGTTCTTCTGCAGGACTCCACCGAGCAGTGCCTACCCATGATCTCCCATGACACCTTCCCCAACCATCTCAACCTGGATATCGGCATGACCGTTAGCCTGGACTGCCGTGCTATGGCCGAGCCTGAACCTGAGATCTACTGGGTCACACCAATGGGGAACAAGATCACGGTGGACACCCTGTCTGACAAGTACCACCTGACTAGCGAGGGCACCCTACGTATCACACATGTGCAGGTGGAAGACTCGGGCCGGTACACTTGTGTGGCCCAAAACACAGAGGGTGCAGACACGCGAGTGTCCACCATCCGAGTCAATGGGACCTTATTGGATGGAGTTCAGGTCATGAAGATCTCTGTCAAGCAGATAGAATCCCACTCCATCCTCGTGTCCTGGAAAGTAAACTCCAATGTCATGACCTCAAACCTGAAATGGTCATCCGCAACCATGAAGATCGATAACCCTCACATTACCTACACTGCCAGGGTCCCAGTGGACGTTCATGAATACAACCTCACCCACCTGCAGCCCTCCACCGAGTATGAGGTGTGCCTCACCGTGTCAAACATCCACCAGCAGACACAGAAGTCCTGTGTCAATGTCACGACCAAGAATGCAGCCTTTGCTGTGGACCTCTCAGACCAAGGGACCAGCACTGCCCTGGCAGCTGTCATGGGAACAATGTTTGCCATTGTCAGCCTGGCCTCCATCACTGTTTACATTGCCAAGAGGTGGAAGAGGAAGAACTACCACCACTCCTTAAAGAAGTACATGCAGAAAACATCCTCCATCCCCCTGAATGAGCTCTACCCTCCTCTCATTAACCTGTGGGAGGCAGACACCGAGAAGGATAAAGAGGGATCATTGGAGAGCAAGCCTACACAAGTTGACACAACAAGAAGCTATTACATGTGGTAA